GGATCCAAAGGCGATCGTCATGCATCCCGGGCCGATCAATCGCGGGGTGGAGATTGCGCCGGACGTGGCGGATAGTCTGTCGTCGGTGATTTTGGATCAGGTGGCGAACGGTGTAGCCGTTCGCATGGGCGTTCTCTATCTCATGTCAGGAGCGAACTAAATCGTGGCAATTTTGATTAAAGGCGGGCATGTCATCGATCCGGGGCGCGTGAACGGGGTGGCGGATGTGTTGATCGATCAGGGCAAGATCGCGGCCGTTGGGACGAACCTGCAGGCTCCGGCCGGATGCACGATGATTGAGGCCAAGGGCCAGCTCGTGTTGCCCGGCTTTGTGGATCTGCATGTCCATTTCCGCGAACCGGGATTCGAGTACAAGGAAACGATCCAAAGCGGCAGCGCCTCGGCGGTGGCGGGCGGATTCACCACGGTCTGCGCGATGCCGAATACCAAGCCGGTCAACGATAATCAGGCTGTGACGGAATTCATGATCGATCGGGCGCGGACGGCGGGACTGGCCAATGTGCTGCCGATCGGAGCCATTACGAAAGGCTCGGAGGGGAAGGAATTGGCGGAGATCGGCGATCTGCGCCGGTCCGGCTGCGTGGCGATCTCGGATGACGGCAAGCCGGTGATGAACAGCCTGGTGATGCGGCGGGCGATGGAATATGCGCTGGCCTTTGATCTGACCGTGGTGGACCACTGCGAAGATCTGCATCTGGCCGAGGGCGGCTGCATGAACGAGGGGATGATCTCTACCGAACTGGGCTTGCCCGGCATTCCTGCCGCGGCGGAAGATGTGATGGTGGCCCGCAACTTGTCGTTGTCCGAGCTCACCGGGGCGCGGCTGCATCTCGCCCATATCAGCACGGCCGGGTCGGTGCGCATGGTGCGCGAAGCCAAGGCGCGCGGGATCAAGGTGACGGCGGAGGCCTGTCCGCAC
The Nitrospira sp. genome window above contains:
- a CDS encoding dihydroorotase produces the protein MAILIKGGHVIDPGRVNGVADVLIDQGKIAAVGTNLQAPAGCTMIEAKGQLVLPGFVDLHVHFREPGFEYKETIQSGSASAVAGGFTTVCAMPNTKPVNDNQAVTEFMIDRARTAGLANVLPIGAITKGSEGKELAEIGDLRRSGCVAISDDGKPVMNSLVMRRAMEYALAFDLTVVDHCEDLHLAEGGCMNEGMISTELGLPGIPAAAEDVMVARNLSLSELTGARLHLAHISTAGSVRMVREAKARGIKVTAEACPHHFTLTEDVVRGYNTLAKMNPPLRTGGDVQAIKEGLRDGTIDVIATDHAPHATQEKQQDFTEAPFGIVGLETALPLTLALVEEGVLTLEQAVDKLTAAPAVAFGLKKGTLAVGADADVAIVDPNESWKVDPSKFKSKSRNTPFAGWTVKGRVKTTIVGGRVVFEAPAAERA